CGAGGCCGCCGCCGCGCTGGACGACCCGAAACTGCGGGCCCTCCACCTCAACCTGCGCTCCTGGGCGCTGATCTGTTGCGAGCACCGCTACCGCGAGGCCCTCGAACTGGCCGGCGAAGCGCTGGAATGCGCCCGCAGCGCACAGGACGTCGCCCAGCAGGCCGCGGCACTGATGCACGCGGCGAGCGCGCACCGGCACCTCGGCGAGGTCAGGGCCGCCGCCGAGAAATGCCTCGCCTCCATCAAAGTGGCGGAAGCCGTCGGCGCGTACGAGGTCTGGCTGAACGCCATGATGAGCCACGCGGCCGCCCTGCGCCTGCTCGGCCGGGCCGAGGAGGCGCTGACCACGGACACGCGCGTCATCGCCTTCCTCGACGCGCCCGACTGCCCGGTGCGCGGGCACGTCGCCGATGCCTTCCGAGCCCATGTGACCCACGCACTCGGTCGTGACCACGCGGCCCTCGGGCGGTGGCGGGAGGCCGCCGGCCACTACCGCGACGCCCTGGTCCGGTCCGAGCGCATCGGCCTGACCTACCGGACCGGCCAGGCGCTGGTGTACCTGGGACCGGCCCTGATCGAGCTGGGAGAGACCGAGGAGGCCCGCTCCCGCCTCCGCCAGGTCCTGGACCTCGGCGAGGACGCGGTCGACCCCGAGGCCCTGACGACCGCGCGGGAAATCCTGGACTCGCTCCCCGCCGAGTGAGCCGCACCCCGCGGTGGCCGAAACCGGTACGACGGGCCGTTTCCCTGGCCGGTGCCCTGACGGGCAACGCCCCGTACGTTCCCCGGCAATCCGCGTACGCCGGCGGTTCTAAGGTCGGTCGCGCAGACCGCCACCCCCTCAGAACCTGCTGGACGGAAGACATGACTCAGCCGTTTTTCAGCGCCGCCGAAACCTCGGTCACCGACGAGGTGGTGGTGCACGTCGTCGTCGCCGACGAACCGCCGGTGTCCCTGCCCGCCGAGCTCCGCTACGACCGGTCGGACCCCTACGCCGTGTGCCTCTCCATCGGGATGACCTCGACCGGCACGGTCGACTGGGTGTTCGCGCGCAGCCTCCTGACACAGGGGCTGAGCCGGCCGGCGGGCGTCGGCGACATCCTGGTCACGCCCTGGCACTGCGGGCCCCGGCACGCGCTGCGGATCGTCGTCAGGTCCCGCGCCGGAGCGGCCGTGCTGTACGTCGCGGTCCCGGCGGTGACCGCGTTCCTGGAACGGACCCGCGCGGTCGTGCCGCCGGGGGCGGAGGGGCTGTTCGTCGACCTGGACCGCGTGGTCGCCGAACTGCTGGCGGACGGCGGGTGACGGGCCGCTTCGGCCGGCCGCGTGCGGGCGGCGACCGGGAACGCTCCCACCGCGCCGTGCGGGCGCCCGGATCAGCCGCCGTACCGGTGCAGGGCGACGTGAACGGTGTCCAGGATCTGGATGCGGGCCGCCCGGGCGGCGTCCGTGTCGTGCAGCGGGGCGAGCACCATGAAGCCGTGGATCGTCCCGTGGTAGCGCATCGAGACCACCGCCACGCCGGCCGCGCGGAGCTTGTCCGCGTAGGCCTCGCCCTCGTCGCGCACCACGTCGGCCTCGCTGGTGACCACCAGCGTCGGGGGCAGTCCGGTGAGCTGCTCCAGGGATGCCTGCAACGGCGACGCGGTGACCTCGCTGCGCTGCCGTACGTCGGGCAGGTACTGGTCCCAGAACCAGCGCATGGTCTCCCGGCCGAGGAAGTAGCCCTTGGCGAACTCCCGGTACGACGGGGTGTCGAAGTCGGCGTCGGTGACCGGGCAGAGCAGCACCTGCTGGAGCAGCCGCACCCCGCCGCGCTCCTTGGCGAGCAGGGTCAGCGCCGCCACCAGGTTGGCGCCCGCGGAGTCGCCCACCGCGGCCATCCGGCTCCCGTCCAGGCCGATCTCGGCGCCCTGCTCGTGGATCCACCGCGCGACCGCGTAGCACTGCTCGACGGCGACCGGGTACCGCGCCTCGGGGGCGCGCTCGTACTCCACGAAGACCACGGCCGCGTCCGCGCCGAGCGCCAGTTCGCGCACCAGGCGCTCATGGGTGCCGGCGTCACCGAGCACCCAGCCGAGGCCGTGCAGGAACAGCACGACGGGGATCTCGCCGACGCTGTCGGCGGGCCTGACCACCTTCACCCGTACGTGCCCGGTCGGCCCGCCGGGGAGCGCGAGCCATTCCGCGGAGGTCGCCCCCTCGTCGAGCGGGTCGCCCTCCTCCTGGAGACGGGCCAGCCCCAGCCGGGCCTGTTCCGGGTCCCGGTCGTCCGCCGACGGCAGGCCGGCGTGCCTGGCCACCAGGGCTCGGGTGGGGCGGTCCAGGACAGGGTGCCGGACGGACGAGGGAGCGAAGTCGGACACACGATCTCCTGCCGGCGGGGCCGAGGGGCGGAAGGACGAAAAGGGCTGTTCGGGGTGGGGGACGTCTGGGGGACGGCGGTGTCCGCGGCCTGGCTGCCGGGTGCCGGGCCGGGGCGCCGCCGCGGGCACGGGGCGGTCCGCGACGTTTCGACCGGGGACCTTACCCGTTGGCCGGTACCGGGACGGCCGCCAGGCGGGCCGGTGCCGCGGACGCCGGTCGCGGGTTCGGGAAGGTCCCGGGCACGGGGGCGCCCGACGCGGGCCGCCCGCCGTCCTCCTGGGCGGTGCGCTGGTTGCGCCAGTCACGGGGGGAGACCCCGTAGGCCGCGCGGAAGGCCCGGCTGAAGTGGGCGGGGTTGACGAAGCCCCAGCGCTGGGCCACCGCGGACACGGTGGGGGTCGTCCTGCCGCGGCGGGCCAGCTCCCGGCCGCACTCCTCCAGGCGCCGCTGCTGGATGAGCCGGCCCACGGTGGTGCCCTCGCCCTGGAACAGCCGGTGCAGGTACCGGACGGAGATGCGGTGGGTGCGGGCGATGCTCTCCGGTGACAGGTCCGGGTCGCCCAGGTTCCGGTTGATGTGCTCGCGGATGCGCGCCAGCAGGTGGCCGCGGGCGGTGTCCGCGTCCGGGCCGCCCGGATGGGCCCGCTCGGCTATCAGGGTGGCGAACAGGTCGACGACGTTGCCGGCCAGCCGGTCCGCGACGGCCGGCGGATAGCCGTCCGCCGAGGAGGCCAGGGTGGCCAGGAACGGCAGCAGCATCGCGCCGAAGCCGTCCCCGGTGCCGATGGCGTTGCCCGTGACCTGCCGGATGTCGGTGTCCGTCAGGCCCAGCACGCGCCGGGGCAGTTGGAAGATGTGCGTGGTGAACCGCTGCGGGTAGTCGAAGGAGTACGGCCGGGTGGTGTCGTACACGACGAGGTCGCCCTCGCCCACTTCGGTCCTGCGGCCGTCCTGGATGAAGGTGGCGGTGCCGGACACCTGGACGCCGACCGCCACCAGCTCCTGCGGCGAGCGGGCGATCAGCGCCGGGGTGCGGCTGACCCGGTTGGCGTCCGCCTCCATGGTGGAGACCTGGAGGTACCCGAGACGGTTGGTGGCGATCCGGCCGTCGAACGGGCCGTCGCCGCGCGGCGCGACCGTCATCGGCACCAGCGTCCTGCTCACCGCGTTGTTCCAGTACACGACCTTGTCCCGGTCCGGCACGGAGGCCGTCGTCAACACCGTACTCAAGTTGTTCTCCCCTCAGGGGGCGTTGCTTCGGGGCTGTGGCGGACGGGAACGGGACGGCCGGCCGCGTGGCGCCCGGGAGGGCCGCGGCCGGTGCCCGGCTGGGCCGGACGGCTCGTCGTACGGGCAGCGACCTCGCTGGAGCGCAACCGGACCGCATCGGCGAGGCCCGGGTTCCCGCCCGCACCGAACAGCCAAGCAGCGGATCACCCGCGTCTCCAGGCAGAACCGCAGGCAGAAACCGCGCGGGCGGACACGCGTCCGTGCGCCGTCGGAACAGAACAGTGCGCCGGCAGGCGGGAAACGGCCGGCCCGCCGGGCCCAGGATGGTCGGTGGGGGCACCGGCTCCGGCGGCCGGGCCCCCGGTGGGCCTACCAGACCTGCCGTGGCCGCGCCCTGCCGCCGAAGAGGATGCCGGGCGGCTGCGGCGGGGGCGGGGTGCCGGGTTTGAGCGGCAGGGCGATCAGCAGGCCCGCCAGGAAGCCGATCACATGGGCCGCGTACGCCACCGTCCCGGCGTCCGAGACCGCCTGCCCGGACGAGTACACGGCCTGGAGCACGAACCAGAAGCCCAGCACCAGCCAGGCGGGCAGCCGCAGCGGAAGGAAGATCAGGAACGGCACCAGCACCCAGACCCGCGCCCTCGGCCACAGCACGATGTAGGCGCCGAGCACCCCGGCGATCGCGCCGGACGCACCGATCAGCGGGTCGGCCGAGCCCGCGTTGAGCAGCGCGAAGCCGTATCCCGCCGCGTAGCCGCAGACGACGTAGAAGAGGAGGAAGCGGATGTGGCCCATCCGGTCCTCGACGTTGTTGCCGAAGATCAGCAGGAACAGCATGTTCCCCAGCAGATGCAGCCAGCTGCCGTGCACGAACATCGCCGTGAACACCGACAGCGGCGGCGACTTCCGGTAGTCGGGCGGCGCCACCACACAGCCCGGGCCGTGCGGGCCGAGCCCCACCTGGCCGGTCGGCACCAGATGCGGCAACTGGCCGTGCACCAGCTCCCTCGGGACCGCCGCGAAGCGGTTCATGAAGGCTTCCAGATGGCACAGCTGCGCGAGGTTCTCCGCGCCGGTCACCGAGCCGGGCATGCCGGGCGTGGACAGGAACACGAGGACGTTCGCGAGGATCAGGGCGTACGTCACCCAGGGGGTGCGGCGCACCGGATTGACGTCATGGACGGGGATGACCACACACCAGTAGTGCCCGCCGGGCCCTGGGCCAATCGGGTGGTCCCCGCGCCGGTCAGCTTTCCCGCACCTTCGCGGCCGCCTTGCGCGCCGCCACCAGCACCGGGTCCCACACCGGCGAGAACGGCGGCGCGTAGCCGAGGTCGAGGGCGGTCATCTGCTCCACGGTCAGCCCCGCGGTCAGCGCCACCGCGGCGATGTCCACCCGTTTCGCCGCCCCCTCCCGGCCCACGATCTGCACGCCCAGCAGCCGTCCGGTGCGGCGCTCGGCGAGCATCTTGACCGTCATCGGAGCGGCCCCCGGGTAGTAGCCCGCCCGGCTGGTCGACTCGATGGTGACCGTCTCGTACCGCAGGCCCACCCGGCGGGCGTCCTTCTCGCGCAGCCCGGTGCGGGCGATCTCCAGGTCGCAGACCTTGCTGACCGCCGTGCCGACCACCCCGGGGAAGGTGGCGTAGCCGCCGCCCGCGTTGGTGCCGATGACCTGGCCGTGCTTGTTGGCGTGGGTGCCCAGCGGGACGTACTGCTCCTGCCCGGAGACCAGGTTCAGCACCTCCACGCAGTCGCCGCCCGCCCAGATGTTCTCGTGGCCGCGCACCCGCATGGCCAGGTCCGTGAGCAGCCCGCCGTGGGCGCCGAGCGGCAGCCCGGCGGCGTGGGCGAGCGCGGTCTGCGGGCGCACGCCGATGCCGAGGACCACCACGTCGGCGGGGTACTCGGCGTGCTGGGTGGCCACCGCGCGGACCCGCCCGTCCGGGCCGGTGAGGATCTTGGTGACCTCGGCGTCGTTCACCATGGTGATGCCCAGGCCCTCCATGGCGCGGTGCACCAGGCGGCCCATGTCCGGGTCCAGGGTCGACATCGGCTCCTTGCCGCGGTTGACGACCGTCACCTCGAAGCCCCGGTCGATGAGGGCCTCGGCCATCTCCACGCCGATGTACCCGGCGCCCACGACCACCGCGCGCCGCCCACGGACCCCGGCCAGGGTGTCCAGCAGCGCCTGCCCGTCGTCCAGGGTCTGCACCCCGTGCACCCCGAGGGCGTCCGCGCCCGGCAGCTCCGGGCGCACCGGACGGGCCCCGGTGGCGATCACCAGACGGTCGTACGACGTCCACGACTCGGCGCCGGAGTCGACGTCCCGCGCCCGCACCCGCCCGCCGGACACGTCCAGTTCCGTGACCTCGGTGCGCAGCCGCAGGTCGATGCCCCGGGCGCGGTGCTCCTCGGGGGTGCGGGCGATCAGCGCGTCCCGCTCGGCGACCGCGCCGCCCACCCAGTACGGGATGCCGCACGCCGAGTAGGAGGTGAAGTGACCGCGCTCGAACGCCACGATCTCCAGCTCCTCGGGCCCCTTCATCCGCCGCGCCTGCGACGCCGCCGACATGCCGGCCGCGTCCCCGCCGACGACGACCAGCCGCTCCCGCCCCTGATGCACGCTCATGGGGGCAACGCTAGACGCTCACCGTGGCGCGCGGCACCGGGGGACCTGTGGCCCTACCAGGACCGTCGGCGGCGTCTGAGAGAGTGGGGGACATGAGCACAACGGGTACGAGTCCGGGGCAGGTCGTCGTCATCGGAGCCGGCATCGCCGGGCTGGCCGCCGCGCACCGGCTGCTGGCGCGCGGCGCGCGGGTGACGGTCCTGGAGGCCGCCGACCGGGTCGGCGGCAAGCTGCTGCCCGGCGAGATCGCGGGCGTCCGGGTCGACCTGGGCGCCGAGTCGATGCTGGCCCGCCGGCCCGAGGCGGTGGATCTCGCCCGCGAGGTGGGCCTCGCCGACCGGCTCCAGCCGCCCGCCGTCGCGAGCGCCGCCATCTGGACCCGGGGCGCCCTGCGCCCCATGCCCAAGGGCCATGTGATGGGCGTGCCCGGCACCGCCGCCGCCCTCTCCGGAGTCCTGTCCGACGACGGCCTGGCCCGCATCGAGCGGGACGCCGAACTGCCCCGCACCGAGGTCGGCGACGACGTGGCGGTGGGGGAGTACGTGGCGGCCCGGCTCGGCCGCGAGGTCGTGGACCGCCTGGTCGAGCCCCTGCTCGGCGGGGTGTACGCGGGCGACGCGTACCGCATCTCGATGCGCTCCGCCGTCCCCCAGCTCTTCCAGGCCGCCCGCGCGCATACCTCCCTCACCGAGGGCGTCCGCGAGATCCAGGCCAAGGCGGCGGCGAACCGGCAGACCGGGCCCGTCTTCATGGGCATCGAGGGCGGTGTGGGCACCCTGCCGCTCGCGGTCGCCGAATCGGTGCGGGCGCACGGCGGCGAGATCCTCACCGGCACCCCGGTCACCGCACTGCGCCGCGAGCCCGCGGGCGGCTGGCGCGTCACCGCCGGGGAGCGCGAGCTGCGCGCCGACGCCGTGGTCGTCGCCGTACCCGCCCCGGCCGCCGCGCGGCTGCTGCGCGCGGAGTGCCCGGCGGCCGCCGCCGAACTGTCCGCCGTCGAGTACGCCTCGATGGCCCTGATCACCCTCGCCTACCGGCGCGCCGACCTGTCCCTGCCCGAGGGCAGCGGCTTCCTGGTCCCGCCCGTCGACGGACGCACCATCAAGGCCTCCACCTTCGCCTCGCAGAAGTGGGGCTGGATCGCCGAGGAGGACCCGGAGACGGTCGTGCTGCGCACCTCCGTCGGACGGTACGGCGAGACCGCGGTGCTCGGCCGGGACGACACCGACCTGGTCGAGGTCTCCCGGCACGACCTGCGCGAGGCCGTCGGCGTCGAGGCCGCCCCCGTCGAGACCCGCGTCACCCGCTGGACCGACGGGCTGCCGCAGTACCCGGTCGGGCACCACGCGCGCGTGGCCCGGGTCCGTGAGCACATCGCGAAGCTGCCGGGCCTCGCGGTGTGCGGCGCGCAGTACGACGGCGTGGGTGTCCCGGCGTGCATCGCCAGTGCCCACGCGGCCGTGGACCAGCTGTCCGGGGATCTCAGCGGGGTCGAGGAACTGACGGCCAACCCGGTGCAGAGCCTTCACGGCGGAGCGGGAGAATAGGAACATGAGTGACGACGCCCCCATCATCGAGTCCGGCAGGATCCCCAACAAGGGCAAGCTGGCCAAGGACCTCAACGATGTCATCCGCTACACCCTGTGGTCCGTCTTCAAGCTGAAGGACGTGCTGCCGGCCGACCGCGCGGGTTACGCGGACGAGGTCCAGGAGCTGTTCGACCAGCTCGCCGCCAAGGACGTGACCATCCGCGGCACGTACGACCTGTCCGGCATGCGGGCCGACGCGGACCTGATGATCTGGTGGCACGCCGAGACCAGCGACCAGCTCCAGGAGGCGTACAACCTCTTCCGCCGCACCAAGCTGGGCCGTGCGCTGGAGCCGGTGTGGTCCAACATGGCGCTGCACCGCCCGGCCGAGTTCAACCGCTCGCACATCCCGGCGTTCCTCGCCGACGAGACGCCCCGCGACTACGTGAGCGTCTACCCCTTCGTGCGCTCCTACGACTGGTACCTGCTGCCCGACGAGGACCGCCGCCGCATGCTCGCCGACCACGGCAAGATGGCCCGCGGCTTCCCGGACGTGCGCGCCAACACCGTCGCCTCGTTCTCGCTCGGCGACTACGAGTGGATCCTCGCCTTCGAGGCCAACGAGCTGGCCCGCATCGTCGACCTGATGCGCCACCTGCGCGGCTCCGAGGCCCGGATGCACGTCCGCGAGGAGATCCCGTTCTTCACGGGCCGCCGCAAGGACGTCGCCCAGCTGGTGGCCGACCTGGCGTAAGGGCCCGTCCGCCCGCCGTTCCCCGCCGGTCAGCTCCGGCGGGCGTCCGGTTCGGGCTCCGCGTGGGGCGCGCAGGAGGCGTGCCGTTCGGGGAGGCGGTCCTCCAGCAGGTAGCCGTCCAGGTAGGCGCCGACGCACGCGTTGGGGCCGCCTCCGATGCCGTGCGTGCCCGCGTCCCGCTCGGTCACCAGCCGGGAGCCGGCCAGCCGCCGGTTCGTCTCCAGCGCCCCCGCGTACGGCGCCGCCGCGTCCCGCTCGGCCGCCAGGATCAGCACCGGCGGCAGCTCGCCGGGGCCGGTGCGCACGTCCAGCGGCCGCTGCCGGGGCGCGGGCCAGTAGGCGCAGGGCAGGTTCATCCACGCGTTGTCCCACGTCTCGAACGGCGCCACCCGCGCCAGCCGGGTGTTGTCCCGGTCCCACACCGCCCAGCTGGTGGGCCAGGGCGCGTCGTTGCACTCGACGGCCGTGTAGACGGCGCCGCCGTTCTCCGCCGCGGCCGAGCCGGGGCCCGGCGCGGCCGACGCGATCAGCGGCTTCGGATCGCCGCGCAGATACGCCGAGAGGGCGGCGGCCCGGCTCGGCCAGTAGGTGTCGTAGTACCCGGCCGTCAGGAACGCGTTCTGCAACTGCCCGGGGCCGACCTTCCCGCCCGCCGGCTTCCGGGCCAGCCGCGCGGCGGCCCTGTCGTAACCGGCCTGCACCTTCCGCGGGGTGTCGCCGAGCCGGTACACGTCGTCGTGCCGGGCGATCCAGTCCCGGAAGTCCGCCCAGCGCTCCTCGAACGCGGCCGACTGGTCGAGGTTGTCGCGGTACCAGACCTTCTCCGGGTCCGGGTTCACCGCCGAGTCCAGCACCATCCGCCGCACATGGGCGGGGAACATCGCCGCGTACAGCGCGCCGATGTAGGTGCCGTACGACGCGCCCATGAACGTCAGCCGGTGCTCGCCCAGCGCGGCCCGCAGGACGTCCAGGTCCCGCGCGTTGTTGAGGGAGTTGAAGAAGCGCAGGCCGGGGCCCGAGCGCCGGGCGCAGCCGCGCGCGTACGCCTTCGCCTCGGCGACGCGCTGCCGCTTGTACGCCTCCGAGGGGTGCGTCGGCGCCTGGGTGGGCGCCTTGCCGTACTGCTTCGGGTCCTCGCAGGACAGCGGTGCCGACCGGCCGACGCCGCGCGGGGCGTAGCCGACGAGGTCGTAGGCCGCCGCGATCCGCCGCCAGGCGGGAAGCGTGCCGGCCAGCGCGAAGTACATCCCGGAGGCGCCGGGACCGCCCGGGTTGTAGACGAGGGCGCCCCGCCGGGGCACCGTCCGCCCGCCGTCCTTCCCGGTGGCCGGGGTGCGGCTGACGGTGAGCCGGATCCGTGCGCCGTCGGGGTGGGCGTAGTCCAGCGGGACGGCGACGGTGCCGCAGCGCAGTCCGGCGGGGGAGTGCGGGATCCGTGGCACGTCGGCGGGGTCGCAGGGGCCGAAGCGGATTCCCGCGGTACGGGCGCGGACGGCGGCCACGAGGGTGCCGCGCAGCTCGGCGGCGCCGGGGACGGCCGTCGCGCCCCCCGCCGGGGCGGCGCCCAGTGTGGTCAGCAGCAAGGCCCCGGCGGCCGAGTACAGGGCGACGGTCTTCACGGGCATCCCTTCGGTGCGTCCGGCGACGGCACAAGGGATGTTTCGGCCCGCTGCCGGGGAAGGCAAGCACCACCCGGCCGGTGTCGGCCCCGGTGCCCCGATGCGCCCCCTACTCCCGCGGCGGCGCGTCGCGGTGGGCGAACGCCGCGCGCAGCTCGGGCTCGCCGATCGCGCGGATGCCGCGCAGGGCGACCGCGGTGAGGAGGGACGGCTCCTCACCGGGCCGCCGCCGGCGCAGCAGTGTGCCCAGCCGCCGCTGACCGGCCGCGGAGGCCCACGGCGAGTACGGGTGCACCTCGAAGCGGGCTATGGCGAGGCAGCTCAGCGTCAGGACGAGCGGCAGGGCGAACCACAGGCCGACCATCGGCCGCGAGGTGCCGGTCTGCGGGGGCAGCAGCAGCGCGGCCGCGCCGAGGACGGCCACGGCCAGTGCGGCGGCCCGCACGTGGCGCACGGCGGTGCCGACGGCCAAAGCGCCCTCGGGCACGGCGAGGCCGGTGCGCACGAGACGGTCGGCGAGCCGCCGCACCTCGTCCGTGCCGGCCGCGCGGGCCCGTACCGGCGCGATCCGGGACTGCCCCTGCGGACCTATGGCACCTATGACGGACCGTTCGATCTCGTCCCGCCCGCACGGGTCCACGACCGTGGCCCAGCCGGTGTGCGCGAGGAGCAGCCGTCGCTGGCGTGCCATGGAGACGAGGGTGACATCGGCGACCCGCTCGGGTCCCCCGGACAGGAACGCCGCCTCGTACAGGGTCAGATCCGGTACCCCGTCCTCACCTCCGGCACCGGGGTCCGAGTCCGCGGCGCGGACCGCCGTCAGACACAGACGCGTACAGGCCGTACCGGCGAACGCCCAGGCCAGGAGCAGGAGGAGGAGCCAGAACATGAGGTTTTTTGTATGCCAGGGGTCCGGGCGGATGCCATGCTCTTTTCACCATGTGGACATAGTGTTGCCGGTATGTGACGTTCCGTTTGTGAGCGGTGGGGCGCCGGCTCCGGACCAAGGGTGCCGCCTGCGCGCCAGCACCCGTCCCGCGGTCCGTGCGAGCCGCCCCCGCGGTGCCGGTCCCGCCCGGTCCAGCCACCAGTCCCGCAACTCCCGCCGCGGTACCCCCGGCCGCCGGTGCTCCAGCAGGAAGGCGGCGAAGTCGAGCGCGTCCCGCCGGTACCCGCCGCGCATCGGGGACTCCCGCGCGTACTCCAGGAACGCCCCCCGGTACCCCGCGCCCAGCAGCACCGGCAACTCCGGCGCCACCTTCGCCACCACGTCCGCCCGCTTGCTCGCCAGCGCCCGCGCCTGCACCCCCATCCGCACCCGGTCGAACCCCTCCGGCACCGGAGTCCCGGCGACCAGCGAGGACAGCACGGCGGCCTGCGCGACCCCGAGCCGCTGCCGCGCTACCCCGGGGTCCACCGCCTCGCCACGCCCCCCGAGAGCATCCCCGGCGGCGGCCCCGCACGCCCCCACGACCTCCCTGATGGCACCCAACTCCCGCTCCAGCTCGGCTGGTTCGGGGAAGTTCTCGTCGCGTTCCAGCAGCACCCCGGGCGGGGCGACCCGGGAGGCGAGGTCGGCGAGGATGCCGAGCACGGCGTCGGGCACGGGGTGCGCGTGGCTGTCGTGCCAGACGCCGTCGCGCTCGAAGCCACCCGCGACGTGCACGTACGCGATGGCCTCCAGGGGCAGCTCGGCCAGCGCCTCGGCGGGGTCCTCGCCGCGGTTGACGTGGTTGGTGTGCAGATTGGCCACGTCGACGAGGAGCCGTACGCCGGTCCGCTCGGCCAGCTCGTACAGGAACTGCCCCTCGGTCAGCTCCTCGCCCGGCCAGGAGAACAGCGCGGCGATGTTCTCCACGGCCAGCGGCACCGGCAGCGCCTCCTGCGCGATCCGCACGTTCGCGCAGAGCACGTCGAGCGCGTCCCGGGTGCGCGGCACGGGCAGCAGATGGCCCGCTTCGAGGCGCGGCGAGGCGGTGAGCGGGCCGCCCGCCCGGACGAACGCGATGTGCTCGCTGACCAGCGGTGCCCCGAGCGCCGCCGCGCGTTCCGCGAGGGCCGTCAGCCGCCCCTCGTCGGGCCGCTCCGCACCCCCGAGACCGAGCGAGACACCGTGCGGCACCACCGCCACCCCGCGCTCCCGCAACCGCCGCAGCGACGCCGGGAGATGGCCCGGGCAGACGTTTTCCGCCACGACCTCCACCCAGTCGACGCCGGGCATGCGCTCCACGGCCTCGGCGATCTCGGGCCGCCAGCCGATCCCCGTCCCCAGCCGATCCATCCCCGCCCCCCTCTCCACGAGGGGGGTATGGCCCACCCCGCCCGCCCCCGAACCCCGCCCGCGCCGGCTTCAGAGCAACATTTGAGGTTCGCCGGGCGCGCACAAGAGGGTCGGCGACGCCTTCGTCGGCCACTCGGCGCACTCACCGCGGCCCAGAGCCTCAGGAGAAGACGCGTGAGTGGTTCATTCGCCGCACCCGTCCGGCGGCGACACATGCCCTCGCTATGTTCACCGCGTAGTCGAATGGCTGCATGAAGCGAATGGAGAGGCGTGGATGCGTTGGACGGGAGCTCGACGAGTTCCCGCCGGGCAGGCCGGTCCACCTGACCAACGTCAGCTGCGGCAGCGCCACCATCGCCGACATCGCCGGCACCAGGCAGACACCGATCAGCCCGGTCCGGCCCCCCCCGCCGAAGGCTGGCCCGCAGTGGACCCGCGGATCCGGCGGGCGAAGCTCAACGACAAGACCGACGTCGTCACCATCGCCGTCGGCGGCGACAGCCTGCCCTTCGGCGGCATGCTCCTCAAGTGCCTCCAACTGGGCGCGACGCCCGGCAAGTCCTGCCGCGAGTACTACACCAGCCCTCCCGTGGGGGAGGAGAGCATCGAGGACAAGCCCGCCGGGGTCCAGGACGAGTACGTCCGGATGCCGGCCAAGGCGCACGAGGCCGCACCCAACGCCAGGGTGATCGCCGTCGGGTACCAACCGCCTCGACATCACCGAGCTGGGCGCGATCAAGCACACCGACATCGACAGCCCGCGGGCACCAAGTGGATCGAGGGG
This Streptomyces misionensis DNA region includes the following protein-coding sequences:
- a CDS encoding alpha/beta hydrolase, with the translated sequence MKTVALYSAAGALLLTTLGAAPAGGATAVPGAAELRGTLVAAVRARTAGIRFGPCDPADVPRIPHSPAGLRCGTVAVPLDYAHPDGARIRLTVSRTPATGKDGGRTVPRRGALVYNPGGPGASGMYFALAGTLPAWRRIAAAYDLVGYAPRGVGRSAPLSCEDPKQYGKAPTQAPTHPSEAYKRQRVAEAKAYARGCARRSGPGLRFFNSLNNARDLDVLRAALGEHRLTFMGASYGTYIGALYAAMFPAHVRRMVLDSAVNPDPEKVWYRDNLDQSAAFEERWADFRDWIARHDDVYRLGDTPRKVQAGYDRAAARLARKPAGGKVGPGQLQNAFLTAGYYDTYWPSRAAALSAYLRGDPKPLIASAAPGPGSAAAENGGAVYTAVECNDAPWPTSWAVWDRDNTRLARVAPFETWDNAWMNLPCAYWPAPRQRPLDVRTGPGELPPVLILAAERDAAAPYAGALETNRRLAGSRLVTERDAGTHGIGGGPNACVGAYLDGYLLEDRLPERHASCAPHAEPEPDARRS
- a CDS encoding TIGR04222 domain-containing membrane protein, whose translation is MFWLLLLLLAWAFAGTACTRLCLTAVRAADSDPGAGGEDGVPDLTLYEAAFLSGGPERVADVTLVSMARQRRLLLAHTGWATVVDPCGRDEIERSVIGAIGPQGQSRIAPVRARAAGTDEVRRLADRLVRTGLAVPEGALAVGTAVRHVRAAALAVAVLGAAALLLPPQTGTSRPMVGLWFALPLVLTLSCLAIARFEVHPYSPWASAAGQRRLGTLLRRRRPGEEPSLLTAVALRGIRAIGEPELRAAFAHRDAPPRE
- a CDS encoding DUF692 domain-containing protein → MDRLGTGIGWRPEIAEAVERMPGVDWVEVVAENVCPGHLPASLRRLRERGVAVVPHGVSLGLGGAERPDEGRLTALAERAAALGAPLVSEHIAFVRAGGPLTASPRLEAGHLLPVPRTRDALDVLCANVRIAQEALPVPLAVENIAALFSWPGEELTEGQFLYELAERTGVRLLVDVANLHTNHVNRGEDPAEALAELPLEAIAYVHVAGGFERDGVWHDSHAHPVPDAVLGILADLASRVAPPGVLLERDENFPEPAELERELGAIREVVGACGAAAGDALGGRGEAVDPGVARQRLGVAQAAVLSSLVAGTPVPEGFDRVRMGVQARALASKRADVVAKVAPELPVLLGAGYRGAFLEYARESPMRGGYRRDALDFAAFLLEHRRPGVPRRELRDWWLDRAGPAPRGRLARTAGRVLARRRHPWSGAGAPPLTNGTSHTGNTMSTW